Proteins co-encoded in one Vigna radiata var. radiata cultivar VC1973A unplaced genomic scaffold, Vradiata_ver6 scaffold_134, whole genome shotgun sequence genomic window:
- the LOC106753595 gene encoding uncharacterized protein LOC106753595, which translates to MKNLRVIWHCFLPANGPFENLEKLYLSDCPRLTFLFTYVVARSLEKLKILKISRCDELKHILAYDEKAEKSEDEFTSGHPVQIFQNLQKVKVFSCRELKHIFWANIVGGLTQLKVLEIEECDMLEQIIGDIVPLTEIAEEGNHPHLYNTSIPTTTVVKQSPGTLSSLVSLKIKHCGKLGPIFTASVAKSLTTLEELFIHKCKSLKDIVTQEKSIIEDEHDCQSDISIFQSLKKLHISECDLLEGIFPVSFVGELDDITNKEAADLKDFSSRNNTQIELPALEVLELDHIRNRTIVGSYDVICPSLRKLSLDIGRYVGFFNINCSTDASEATKKDFIAIKISNSDFVPPIESVQCLSEQPHGLNLITTHNIREIELKGFNKARYLFKLSIASSLMMLEILIIEHCHGLEYIIDTDDEYGKESMKAIFPNLKKLSVNKCFWLKYMFGQYDVANKDYKEIHIQFSALELLSFNDLPKFVSICSTNTFTVTWPSLKVFDCYNCFYPFYGSREPIITSAKDLKGIQNHLPTLKTLNIKHSDAEGIFFLNEHEMIGQQVSLRLKKFELEFLPQMTYIWVGPKNSLTLQHLTTLTITECEKLEVIFSKSVVRFLPELKLLKIRKCKELREIIEGDDLVSPQPCFPKLEALHVGHCHKLKRCFSESTSDDLPNLHFLAINGANELEELVGCKQGMTKVELPRLKLLIFMHLPNFRQEIELHNLKNRIVYKCPKLSFTSTTTLEKLRYDFPHKGSDLVDKEGEMGFVSNDHILALRNEEAEQEFVAEVFTSENTKNSNIINKLANS; encoded by the exons ATGAAAAATCTAAGAGTTATATGGCATTGTTTTCTTCCTGCCAATGGGCCTTTTGAAAACTTGGAGAAGTTGTATTTAAGTGATTGCCCACGGTTGACATTTCTCTTCACATATGTGGTTGCTCGAAGtttggaaaaattgaaaatattaaaaatatcaagatGTGATGAACTGAAGCATATATTAGCATATGATGAGAAAGCAGAGAAAAGTGAAGATGAATTCACCAGTGGTCATCCTGTACAAATCTTCCAAAATCTTCAGAAAGTAAAGGTATTTAGCTGTCgagaattaaaacatatattctgGGCCAACATTGTAGGAGGCTTAACTCAATTGAAAGTTCTCGAGATAGAAGAATGTGACATGCTAGAACAAATAATTGGAGATATTGTTCCATTAACAGAAATCGCTGAGGAAGGAAATCATCCACATTTATATAACACTTCAATTCCAACAACAACAGTTGTGAAGCAAAGCCCag gAACTCTATCCAGTCTTGTAAGCCTTAAGATTAAACACTGTGGGAAGTTAGGCCCAATTTTTACAGCATCGGTAGCTAAGTCCTTGACTACTTTAGAAGAATTGTTCATACATAAGTGCAAAAGTTTGAAAGATATAGTAACTCAGGAGAAAAGCATTATTGAGGATGAGCATGATTGTCAGAGTGATATTTCAATCTTCCAAAGTTTGAAAAAGCTACATATCAGTGAATGTGACTTATTGGAGGGTATATTCCCTGTTTCTTTTGTTGGAGAATTGGATGATATAACAAATAAAGAGGCTGCTGATTTGAAAGACTTCTCTAGTCGAAATAATACTCAAATTGAGCTTCCTGCTTTAGAAGTACTTGAACTTGATCATATTCGGAACAGAACCATAGTTGGTAGTTATGATGTGATATGTCCATCTTTAAGAAAACTATCATTGGATATTGGGAGATATGTTGGGTTTTTCAACATAAATTGTTCAACAGATGCTTCAGAAGCTACAAAAAAGGATTTTATTGCAATCAAG ATATCGAACTCAGATTTTGTTCCCCCGATTGAAAGTGTTCAGTGTCTTTCAGAACAGCCACATGGTTTGAACTTGATTACGACACACAATATTAGAGAGATTGAACTGAAAGGCTTTAATAAGGCAAGGTACCTTTTTAAACTGTCCATTGCTTCATCATTGATGATGTTGGAAATTTTGATAATTGAGCATTGTCATGGACTTGAGTACATTATAGACACTGATGATGAATATGGCAAAGAGAGTATGAAGGCTATCTTTCCTAACTTAAAAAAGCTCTCAGTAAACAAGTGTTTCTGGTTGAAATATATGTTTGGGCAATATGACGTAGCTAATAAGGATTATAAGGAGATTCATATTCAATTCTCAGCATTGGAATTACTCTCTTTTAATGATCTACCAAAGTTTGTTAGCATTTGTTCTACCAACACTTTCACTGTGACGTGGCCATCTTTGAAGGTCTTTGATTGTTACAATTGTTTCTATCCATTTTATGGTTcaagagagcctattatcacAAGTGCGAAG GATCTGAAAGGGATTCAGAACCATCTCCCCACTTTGAAAACTCTAAACATAAAGCATTCTGATGCAGAAggtatattttttcttaatgaacATGAAATGATTGGCCAACAAGTCAGTTTAAGGTTAAAGAAGTTTGAGTTAGAATTTCTACCTCAAATGACTTATATTTGGGTGGGTCCCAAAAATTCACTTACTCTCCAACATCTTACCACATTAACAATAACCGAATGTGAAAAGTTGGAAGTAATCTTTTCAAAGTCTGTTGTAAGATTCTTACCAGAGTTGAAGCTTTTGAAGATAAGGAAATGCAAAgaattaagagaaataattgAAGGGGATGACCTTGTTTCTCCTCAGCCATGCTTCCCAAAACTAGAAGCATTGCATGTTGGTCATTGCCACAAGTTGAAAAGATGTTTCTCTGAATCTACTTCTGATGACCTTCCCAATCTTCATTTTCTGGCCATAAATGGAGCCAATGAACTAGAAGAGCTTGTTGGATGTAAACAAGGAATGACTAAAGTTGAGCTTCCAAGActcaaacttttaatatttatgcatCTTCCAAACTTCCGTCAAGAAATTGAATTGCATAATTTAAAGAATCGCATTGTCTACAAATGTCCAAAACTCTCTTTCACTTCAACAACTACTCTTGAGAAGCTCCGTTATGATTTTCCTCACAAAG GTTCTGACTTGGTTGATAAAGAAGGTGAAATGGGTTTTGTTTCTAATGACCACATTTTGGCTTTGAGAAATGAAGAAGCAGAGCAGGAATTTGTTGCAGAAGTTTTCACTTCAGAAAATACCAAGAATAGCAACATCATTAACAAACTCGCAAACAGTTGA